The genomic region ATAAGAGGTCACTATTGTCATTATTTCCAGGAATTTCACAGCGAGatatgaaaggttcagagccatagtggtccaagcgccattaatgaaaaacggagaaaacaaggtcTTAAATTGAGTGATTACCAtgatttaacgaaacatatagcaagtaatataaagtatgcacattcaaactaaatgatatgtcaatcttcattaaattatgctatTCACTTAACGTTAACCCTTGCTTCCtccgtttttagtaaatggcgcttggccctctacagctctgaacccttcatatgtaatGGGAGGGAACGTTGAAAAAACTTTAGAATAAATTGTCCATGAAGCTACGTTAGCTACATTAGTTCGTGAACTAGCTGACAGCATTAAGCAAGTAAGTATACGTAGTATACAGTAAAGATAATAATGTTATCCAACTGAGAGTATGTAATTTATTCTCACATCAAACTAGATTGTATACAAGCGGTGCGCATATTCGAAAAGTGCGCTGCAAAGCTGTGCAACATGAAGTGTTGTTACCTATAATAGCGGTAAACCTCGGTTGGCCCCACAATGCGTCTAGAATAAACTTACATACATATGAAAATAACTGTTTCGGTATCGGTACTAAATTCCGAATTTTAAAGCGATTACGGACCGCATCTTAATTTATGGAGCGTATGGAAATTGGGTCCAAAATTAGGAATAGGTTGAGTTTCGTTGTCGGAAACTGAGAAGAGGAAGATCGGTTGTTTGTGTCAACGTATTAATGGagtgttcgtggacaagttgctgcacaaaaccggttcttctctcgctcagtaagttgtaataaattctcaaaaagaaatatcacaatattactcgtatcacagaattaccaacctttaccctatatttttCTCTTGGCCAGGTGTAATTTTGGTGCCCCATTCCTTTACTGTGTACCATGGCGTCGTTTCTACTTGTGTTTGCACTTTGTCTCGTCGTTCAATCGACCGTGGCCGAAGACTGCAAGACTGGAAAATCTCTAATCGAAGACATCGATGTATACAAGGTAAGAAATTGTTTATCGTTTTAAAGTGAAAGCTCTCTCGGAGAGCGTTGTTGACTCCCCTTTGAACTGAAATTTCTGAATTcaataaatattgttaataatgaatattccaattttttctgAGTGCTTTTTATTACCAAGAAGTAAGTGTCCGTATTAACCAGTGTAACACAGAGGAAGATGCCTGGCTGTTTCATACAGCACTCACCAGAGGCCCAATAAAGTGTTCATTCGGCTCTGTGGAGATTCATGTTTCATCAGTTGTTTTAGCAAATCTAAAGAAGGAACGATTACATTTTGATTACCATCACCGAAATTAATTAAGCGAATTTACGAGCATAGGATGCATGTAGAGGTGACGTAGATTGTCGGGAGAGAGTTCCTCTTTATAGGAAAATGTGTGGTTCGCCAAACCCAAACTAAATGCCACACTTTCTTCTTAGAAAAAGCAGAAGCAAAGTAGGTATAGGAATGAACTCTATAGCGTCTAACCCACCTCGCAGCTCTGGATCtactccacctcttagtttcgcTTTAGTGCCCAACACTTTCCGCTCCACCGATCTTTCATcattatgataacgcagaattgctgcatggaaatatcatatgtacttcgatacaccACTATAGTAGAATTATTTAGATTAAATCGATTTATAGATCTTTtatatgtatacagggtggaaatgaaaccCTTCACATTTTCAGAGGGAATAGatcatattgtatgtaacaaaaattgaaataccatgttggtggaaagttcatagttttctgagaaaaaaaaaatgtttttttcccaaATACTTAACACCctgttattcggtaactattgcgagtaggatagtGACTTtcatccatatcgatagaaaatctaataaagaataatttatcactCTGGCATATTTCAAACGCGTCGACGGTTTTcgcgtaaatttaatttaaaaccactaatttcaagccactgaacgatgcgaacagattgcaacgtcgtagcgagagagggaggctcgcgtacagagacagacctgagttcgttcacCTCTTACATCTTTACTACTTGAAGAAAAGattactgtgttagcggcgatgttaaacgtgcatttaattacaaaacgtaaaaACGGTTTCCTATTTCTTCAATGTACCctatcgcccctttcaatctgcaggggtatttcacttccaccctgtgtatATAGGGCTTTTACGAGATGTATAGATGAATTCTTTCAATTAAAGCTTTACACGATTTTATTGTCATCCTTCGAACAGTTAAAATATGTTTCCTGTAGCTCACTCTTATTCAGATaaacactttattatttttttaactctaGACACAAGACCAAGGCTTCAGCTGCCTTTACGAGAAGTCATGATAATAATCCTCACCCATGAACATAAACTGAGGACGGTCTTGTCTAATTGAGATCTGTAATCTTTATATAGGTACAGGATTCTTGGAAGGTTGTCTACGTCAACAATAAAGATCTGATGGCAAAATTCTCCTGCTGGGTAAGCGAAGCAAGCACCGCACCTAACGGAGAGCTTCAACTGCAGGTCAGCATCGTTGACAACAGGTAAGACAAAACAAAGCCTGGCAGGGAATTTGAGGACATCTATAATGTGATTCCTTATACTTACAAAGTATAAAGAGAATTAGGATTGATAAGTAActtacaatttgctgtaagatttcattgcatgtaataaaggaaagaaatgagCTATGTGATCAACATTCaatcttccaataataataataataataataataataataataataataataataataataataataataataataataataataataataataataataatgataataataataataataaaaataataataataataatcataataataataatttattttttatttatttacttatatttaatgtgttgtacaacagccagtggccaattacagttcagcacaaagaatataacaaaaacatcagcaatgatataaataacaataaaagtacaatgacGTAATTAAAATAagggcaattaaataaaatgataattataaattaaataatggagttatataaatgaagaatggaaacatataaatagtattacaaaggtACGCAAGACGACGAGAATATTATAACACAACGACAATAATAACATTGGATAGATGGAATAAAGGGGAtgactaaaatacataaaataatgacaattaaagtaatattatttgaaaatgaaaagatGGAATCatgtaaatgattaaataaacaactaaataatataaaaggtaacgagaataatattaaaattcatatttaaactagagaaataataataataataataataataataataataataataataataataataataatattaaaattgaatacaatattttagaaTGACAATAATACAACTATTAAATTAAGTAAACTGATATTATAACGTTAATTAAcagatacaattaaataaaacaatcttAAACAAAGAATTCTTGTCTAGTCGATGATATAATATTATCGGTATTAcaagaataatgaaaatgttactatgtaaattgaataaaatttttagaagaataaataaatcatataagTCATTGCAAGAACAAACTGAATCTATACATTGAAAGGATCGAATTCGCCTTCATGCATCTTGgcgttttaatgcatctggagactggtgaaagaaatgttgaatttctattatagaaaagtttgtgagcTCTTTTATCATCGTCTgaatacgtaagataatattcttTAAGAAGAAGTCACAGGGTACACCTTTTAGAACCTTGCAAAGAATGGATAATCGAACTCATGACGTCTTGTAGGCTTCGAAAATTACAGTATTCGCATTTTCTCTCATAGCTATGTCCGGAATTAATGATAATGAGGAGAAATCTGAATGATCATAaggatataatttttctttgtatgtattCTATTTTAGCCGAATCAGTAGTTGTAATAGAGTTCAAAACTACAGATGCAaaatattcgagtttcgatcgcactgtTATAGGCTGTAGTAGATTCTTAAAAGAGAATCAgccgtggaaaaagaataagttatggACCGCATTATTCCCAACGTTCTGATTGCatgattgtaaattaatgtaatcaACATGATTACGAAAATACAGTTTACTGTCAATGAATATAACCAGATATTTTACACAATCAGTTCTGTTTATTACAGcaatatttagataataattaaatttcagtgaagaagttttcgTGGAAAAGGTTATCACATTAGATTTGGAGACGTTAATTTTCATATCATTAACTTCTGACCATTCTGCAACTGAGTTAATGTCACATAGAAGAGACTGacttatttgtaataagtttcCCATTTCATTCTAAGCGTGAAAATATATCTAACCAGACAATGTAGTGAACGGTAGAGGAGGGCCTATACCTAGATTACCGGATTTAAATTCTTCGAATTTTTGTGTATGGAGTTACGCAAAAAGCCaagtttacacaacagacatcaccacaGCTGAAGAATTGCAGTAGGCCTATcggattgtagatgccttccagcaaatgaagaatgacccAGGACTGCCATGGTCTTTGCAGAGAAAACTAGACAGATGCAGTCAAGTTCATGGTCAGaactttgaacatcttctgtaaaattcttcagttaacatgttgaTACCGTACCGCaccttgtttatccacaaactttactgttgctcaaacaaaaatttttcttttgtgtatgtttaatcatatttcaataccaaaattatgaattttactgtccCGTGACTGATAAATGAAATAAAGCTATCACtgattttgttggaattagtacttagtaTATTCAGCTGGCCTCCACcagcacaaaatggcattatctcgtatATGGTTAATTTGCGGACTCATGTTTACTGGGACTATTTTGCTtcccttcatttttatttttcatcccTAAACTTTTTACcgtcacttttgaaacactctgtataaaatgaGACAAATTCAACGGAAAATCTAAATTGTCGTGTGAATAACAGATGATCGGGCGAAGTATAAatctacattttaatttattttgcaaattaagatttaaataaaacaaaataagagtTGTATGTGACCAAAGTTGTGAATGTTTTAATAGAATTAATTTAGACACTTCTAGATTGTACtgggaaatgttttttttttttataaaaatgatttttctttttcagtttcACGATGTTATCTTTCTTAAATTAACTAATTCTTTCAATGCATACATATGTCAAATcaataacgtaaataaaaaaaCAGCTATAAGTCAATATCCGACAACTGGTAACTTCTCATATCTTCGCACACACAATGTGGACTGATTTGGgtataggaatggactcgttATCATTGTTGTTACGGGATATGACAAACATTTCCATGATAACGTCAGTGTAATTTCTGTTGCACAAAATCTTTCCGTTTTTTCTATTAGTGTAGGACGaccatataattaattatacgtaAAAAGTTAGTAAACAAGAACAACGTGTTCCTGTTGCAGTAACGGACAGAACAACACCTTCCATGGAACCTACGAGAAGGTGAACGGCCACTACGTGGATTACATTCTTTCTGACAATGGTGAGTGCTAATAAAGTTGCAGCCACATCGCTCCGGTTGATACTCGTACACTGACCTTCAAAGaaatctgacctacgattttacgatcgtgtaagcgaactttccaaccacggatAAGTCAGACCCAAAGATATCAAATTTAacgaactttgaaagagttccgctagttctcggtagatggcaccattattggggcggttaaaaGTGTCAGAGAAAGTGATTATGTCGATTAAGCATAATTAATTCTCGTAATTGAATATATTAGCGGTTTGCAGCTTACCCATTGTTGTTTTACAATAAGTAGAGTGGTatcaaaattgaattctataattcgGATATATTTATGTGCTACTGACAATAGACTACTATTATCTTCGCCAACTATTCacagaaataataactaaagaagtcacaCTTACACCAATAAATTATCgaccactatcgattagtaggatcaGATGTCTTTGAACGTCTGTGTAAATTCGTTAAGTGTTGTAGCAATGCACCTCGGCCTAGTTGGATATTGGCATATTGTCAAGATTCTCAGGTCGCCAAATCCATTGCACAGTTGTCAGCAGATACTATTTTAGCTCTGTAAAGTTAACAACTTACATATTTAAATACTCGTACGTACATTATCAAAAAAACGAGCACTTTCCTTTCATGCTTTAAGAAGTAGAACTTAATAAGAAAATAGGATAACATTAAAGTAACAAACTGGAAACAAATTTATTACAAAGTCCTTACTGCCACAAATTACATAAATACTACGACTTGCATTAACTTGTTGCTTACCTCGAAGTGAAGGTCACTGATAACTAATACTGGTGTCTTTGAACCAACCTGTTGGTCAAGTCGAAATATCTCTCGTGTGCTTATAGATAGTTATGGCTAGCTAAATGGTGTGATACGTGCAACAGTATTTATGATTTCAAATGGAAAACCTGAGGCAAGCACGCCACTGACAACTGTAACTAGTCTGACGGGTACAAAATTGTGGGAAGATGTACAATCGTGAAAATGTTAACTAGTTCGCATTATTTTGAATTGctgaaattgaaatttattacaaaataatttacatCGCATCCTTTCAAATTAGGAAATAACAAGGAGAATATTAGTAGACCCTGTAGTTTTCACTTATGAGTGAATCAATAGCGTCAGTTCAGCCTTCTAAATCTAATTCAAGTAAATACGCTGTTTTCTTCCAaagatttaaaatgttttatatattataaaaccaGGAAGCCTATAAAGAAGAATAGTGGTGCTATGAAG from Periplaneta americana isolate PAMFEO1 chromosome 15, P.americana_PAMFEO1_priV1, whole genome shotgun sequence harbors:
- the LOC138715515 gene encoding allergen Bla g 4-like isoform X1, coding for MASFLLVFALCLVVQSTVAEDCKTGKSLIEDIDVYKVQDSWKVVYVNNKDLMAKFSCWVSEASTAPNGELQLQVSIVDNSNGQNNTFHGTYEKVNGHYVDYILSDNAGLSSLYEILAVDYHRFQIITACPRAINRQPVVAITFLTWTPSEEALKAAKEALAKIGLDFEDFETFCPLSEIKE
- the LOC138715515 gene encoding uncharacterized protein isoform X2, producing MASFLLVFALCLVVQSTVAEDCKTGKSLIEDIDVYKVQDSWKVVYVNNKDLMAKFSCWVSEASTAPNGELQLQVSIVDNSNGQNNTFHGTYEKVNGHYVDYILSDNAVVAITFLTWTPSEEALKAAKEALAKIGLDFEDFETFCPLSEIKE
- the LOC138715515 gene encoding allergen Bla g 4-like isoform X3, which encodes MASFLLVFALCLVVQSTVAEDCKTGKSLIEDIDVYKVQDSWKVVYVNNKDLMAKFSCWVSEASTAPNGELQLQVSIVDNSNGQNNTFHGTYEKVNGHYVDYILSDNAGLSSLYEILAVDYHRFQIITACPRAINRQHCVLTST